From Nonlabens sp. Ci31, the proteins below share one genomic window:
- a CDS encoding c-type cytochrome → MFNELSRSLGVISGLILAMIAVIFCAAFLVAHEQQQYALQAPVKTMVITTKAVLTEQQELGKSIFNTNCASCHKRYKKAVGPALHKVTERREMQWIYTWIYDSTAMIQSGDAQAVAIYKEYKQSNMNAFPQLSTEDVDAILSWVELPK, encoded by the coding sequence ATGTTTAACGAACTTTCTCGTTCCCTAGGTGTTATTTCTGGACTTATTCTCGCCATGATTGCAGTGATTTTTTGTGCTGCATTTTTAGTCGCACACGAGCAGCAACAATATGCTTTACAAGCTCCTGTTAAAACAATGGTCATCACTACAAAAGCAGTACTGACGGAACAGCAAGAATTAGGGAAATCCATTTTTAACACTAATTGCGCTTCTTGTCATAAAAGATATAAAAAAGCAGTAGGACCAGCATTACACAAAGTAACCGAGCGAAGAGAAATGCAATGGATCTACACCTGGATTTATGACAGTACAGCGATGATCCAATCTGGAGATGCACAAGCAGTAGCCATTTATAAGGAGTACAAGCAATCTAATATGAATGCGTTCCCTCAACTTTCAACCGAAGATGTAGATGCTATCTTATCATGGGTGGAGCTGCCTAAATAA
- a CDS encoding hydrogen peroxide-inducible genes activator yields MTITQLKYVLAVAQYQNFTKAADKVFVTQPTLSMQIQKLEDELDVQIFDRSKKPIELTETGRKIVNQARNIVNESDRIQDIVDQEKGFIGGEFKIGVIPTVMPTLLPMFLANFVNKYPKVKLRIEELTTENIMESLQDGSIDAAIAATPLKNDMIKERVLYYEPFVAYDPRLSGKPKSKIKVEDINVDDLLLLEDGHCFKDSILNLCRSSRDTGRERFMLESGSFETLIKLADEGLGMTLLPYLNTMDLPEHKKDNLRYFEDPSPAREVSLIYHKSELKMQIIEALRNVIAGVVKGAIAFQNVQIISPLAGK; encoded by the coding sequence ATGACAATTACACAGTTAAAATACGTTCTTGCAGTTGCTCAATATCAAAATTTCACCAAAGCAGCAGATAAGGTTTTTGTGACGCAGCCTACTCTTAGTATGCAGATTCAAAAACTGGAAGATGAGCTTGATGTGCAAATTTTTGATAGAAGTAAAAAGCCTATTGAGCTAACAGAAACAGGAAGAAAAATTGTAAATCAGGCTCGTAATATTGTGAATGAAAGCGATCGCATTCAAGATATTGTGGATCAGGAAAAAGGTTTTATAGGTGGAGAATTTAAGATAGGAGTTATTCCTACCGTCATGCCTACCTTATTGCCGATGTTTTTGGCCAATTTTGTAAATAAATACCCTAAAGTAAAATTACGTATTGAAGAACTGACAACAGAAAATATTATGGAAAGTCTTCAAGATGGAAGTATAGATGCTGCGATTGCCGCTACACCTTTGAAAAACGATATGATCAAAGAGCGGGTGTTGTACTACGAGCCTTTTGTAGCATATGATCCAAGGTTATCAGGTAAGCCTAAATCAAAAATTAAGGTAGAAGATATCAATGTGGATGATTTGCTTCTTTTGGAAGACGGACATTGCTTTAAAGACAGTATATTAAATTTGTGTCGAAGTTCGAGAGATACAGGTAGAGAACGTTTTATGTTAGAAAGCGGTAGTTTTGAAACCCTTATAAAACTAGCTGATGAAGGACTTGGAATGACTTTGTTGCCTTATTTAAACACTATGGACTTGCCAGAGCATAAGAAAGATAACCTAAGGTATTTTGAAGACCCATCGCCAGCACGTGAAGTGAGTTTAATCTATCATAAAAGCGAACTTAAAATGCAAATTATAGAGGCATTAAGAAATGTTATTGCTGGAGTTGTAAAAGGAGCGATCGCTTTTCAAAATGTACAAATAATAAGTCCGCTTGCGGGAAAGTAA
- the ribB gene encoding 3,4-dihydroxy-2-butanone-4-phosphate synthase: MITEEKTSKAIQLDRIEDAIEDIRNGKIIIVVDDENRENEGDFLASARSVTPEMINFMATYGRGLICAPLTQSRCKELELAMMVTNNSDPMETAFTVSVDLRGHGVTTGISASDRAKTIQAIINKDTQPHDLSKPGHIFPLRAKDGGVLRRTGHTEAAIDFARLAGHEPAGVIVEIMNENGTMARLPQLVEVARQHNLKLVSIEDLVAYRMKHDSLIVKKEDFMLKTRFGKYRLRAYQQTTNNQIHIALTLGDWKEEESVLTRMNSTQVNNDLFSTLTSDADRKIDAMFDLLNKEGKGAIVFINQQFEPENMLGRLEELKGLQENGVVKAPRRNLDNKDYGIGAQILHDLEISKLKLMTNSEQSKRIGIIGYGLEIVDTVSY; the protein is encoded by the coding sequence ATGATTACCGAAGAAAAAACTTCAAAAGCCATACAATTGGATCGTATTGAAGATGCTATAGAAGACATTAGAAATGGAAAAATCATCATCGTGGTAGATGATGAAAATAGGGAGAACGAAGGTGATTTTCTAGCCAGTGCGAGATCTGTCACCCCAGAAATGATCAACTTTATGGCTACTTATGGTCGTGGTTTGATTTGTGCTCCTCTTACACAATCGAGATGTAAAGAATTAGAACTTGCCATGATGGTCACTAATAATTCTGACCCTATGGAAACAGCCTTTACTGTTTCTGTAGATTTAAGAGGTCATGGAGTAACTACTGGAATAAGTGCTAGTGATAGAGCAAAAACCATACAAGCCATCATTAATAAAGACACACAACCTCATGACTTAAGTAAACCTGGTCATATATTTCCATTAAGAGCAAAAGATGGTGGTGTGTTGAGAAGAACTGGTCACACAGAAGCTGCTATTGACTTTGCAAGACTTGCTGGTCATGAACCTGCAGGAGTCATTGTGGAGATCATGAATGAAAATGGGACTATGGCCCGACTTCCTCAACTTGTAGAAGTAGCAAGACAACACAATCTAAAACTGGTATCTATTGAAGATCTAGTAGCTTACCGTATGAAGCACGATAGTCTTATCGTTAAGAAAGAAGATTTTATGTTAAAGACGCGTTTTGGAAAATACCGACTGCGCGCCTATCAACAAACCACTAATAATCAGATTCATATTGCTTTGACTTTGGGCGATTGGAAAGAAGAAGAATCCGTACTTACCCGAATGAATTCTACGCAAGTAAATAACGATCTCTTTTCTACCCTAACCAGCGATGCAGACCGTAAAATAGATGCGATGTTTGATCTTTTAAACAAAGAGGGAAAAGGGGCTATAGTTTTTATCAATCAGCAATTTGAACCAGAGAATATGTTAGGCAGGTTAGAAGAGCTTAAAGGCCTTCAAGAAAATGGAGTTGTCAAAGCACCAAGGCGTAATTTAGACAACAAAGACTACGGCATAGGAGCTCAAATCCTTCATGATCTGGAGATCAGCAAACTCAAGTTGATGACTAATTCTGAGCAGAGCAAGCGCATAGGGATTATAGGTTATGGACTCGAGATTGTAGATACTGTT
- the holA gene encoding DNA polymerase III subunit delta, with protein sequence MSDVTNILASLKQKKYAPVYFLCGSEPYFIDQVSDYIEDNVLDEGEKGFNQMVIYGKEATMEEVLENAKRFPMMSDYQVIIVKEAQHLVKQLAKLESYIEQPQPTTILVFAYKYKTPDGRSKITKLLKKHAVYMESKPLYENKVPAFVTGRLKEMGYQIDPNATRMLVEFLGNDLGKINNELSKLALVHSKEQPITPQVIEDNIGISKDYNNFELRKALGVRDVVKVHRIINYFAENPKENPFVLTTAQLYSFFVQLLKVHTLKDMNPQAVAKAAGVNPFFVQEIITAAKNYPMKYCSRAIKVIRDMDVKSKGVGTHQADPTDLLKEAMVNIMSK encoded by the coding sequence ATGAGTGATGTCACAAACATTTTAGCTTCCTTAAAGCAAAAAAAATACGCGCCTGTGTACTTTTTATGTGGTAGTGAGCCTTATTTTATAGATCAAGTTAGTGATTATATAGAAGATAACGTACTGGATGAAGGCGAGAAAGGCTTCAATCAAATGGTGATTTATGGAAAAGAAGCCACCATGGAAGAAGTGCTGGAAAATGCAAAACGCTTCCCTATGATGTCAGATTATCAAGTCATTATCGTGAAAGAAGCGCAGCACCTAGTGAAGCAATTGGCAAAACTAGAAAGCTATATCGAGCAACCTCAACCCACCACGATTCTTGTTTTTGCTTACAAATACAAAACTCCTGACGGCCGTAGCAAGATTACCAAACTGTTGAAGAAACATGCTGTTTACATGGAAAGCAAGCCTCTTTATGAAAATAAGGTTCCTGCTTTTGTAACTGGCCGACTCAAAGAAATGGGCTATCAGATCGATCCTAATGCTACGAGAATGTTAGTGGAATTTTTAGGAAACGATCTTGGGAAGATCAATAACGAGCTTTCTAAACTCGCTTTAGTTCATTCTAAAGAGCAGCCTATTACTCCCCAAGTGATCGAGGATAACATAGGTATTTCTAAGGACTATAATAATTTTGAATTGCGCAAAGCCCTCGGAGTGAGAGATGTGGTTAAAGTCCACAGAATCATCAACTACTTTGCAGAGAACCCTAAAGAGAACCCTTTTGTGCTTACTACTGCTCAATTGTACAGCTTTTTTGTACAACTATTAAAAGTACATACCTTAAAGGACATGAATCCTCAAGCGGTGGCAAAAGCTGCGGGTGTAAATCCGTTTTTTGTTCAAGAAATCATTACCGCTGCAAAAAACTACCCCATGAAATATTGCAGTCGCGCTATAAAAGTGATTAGAGATATGGATGTAAAATCAAAAGGTGTAGGAACACATCAAGCCGACCCTACTGATTTATTAAAGGAAGCAATGGTAAATATCATGTCTAAATAA
- a CDS encoding LolA family protein produces the protein MKNYILSVFMVFAFAKAATAQDTPADKLLNEVAQKFKSYDNVSFTYKGNFRNPKTGTDMDVQGDATMAGQKYNVNFLGTTYIFDGKKQYAVNSEDQQVTISKVRTDGNQMITPSNILTFYEKGYTKKWDIIQNEGGRKIQFVKLTPIKSNSEYKSVLLGIDVNTKHINKAIITENSGTVATFTLKSLKTNEPLPKSSFTFDASQYKNWVIQEMN, from the coding sequence ATGAAAAATTATATCCTATCTGTTTTTATGGTTTTCGCTTTCGCGAAAGCGGCAACAGCACAAGACACTCCAGCAGATAAATTACTTAACGAAGTAGCACAGAAATTCAAGTCCTACGACAACGTATCCTTTACCTATAAAGGTAATTTCAGGAACCCTAAAACGGGTACCGACATGGATGTGCAAGGTGATGCAACAATGGCTGGTCAAAAATACAATGTCAACTTTTTAGGAACCACTTACATCTTTGACGGTAAAAAGCAATATGCTGTTAACTCTGAAGATCAGCAGGTTACGATTTCTAAAGTGCGTACAGATGGGAATCAAATGATCACTCCTTCTAACATTCTTACTTTTTATGAGAAAGGATATACCAAAAAATGGGATATCATTCAAAACGAAGGCGGAAGAAAAATACAATTTGTAAAATTAACTCCTATTAAATCTAACTCTGAATACAAGAGTGTTTTATTAGGTATAGATGTAAATACAAAACATATCAATAAGGCGATTATCACAGAAAATTCTGGAACTGTAGCTACATTTACTTTGAAATCCTTAAAAACTAACGAGCCTTTACCTAAGAGCTCCTTTACATTTGATGCCAGTCAATATAAGAATTGGGTTATTCAAGAAATGAACTGA
- a CDS encoding LptF/LptG family permease produces the protein MKILDRYILTQYIKTFLSVFIVLMFILILQAIWLYIKELAGKDLDVVTIVKFLYYSTPVAVPIALPLSVLLTAILVFGSMAENYEFAAMKSNGISLQRAMRSLTIVILGIGITSFLFANTVIPWGYLKQRNLRGNIAKMKPAMAISEGTFNQLGDINIKVAEKSGENGEFLNDVIIHKKNSSKNGNYTVIKSKRGELKSSLKSNVIQLVLEEGNYYEDLYLTQPRKANSSPFVKSYFDSYTLNIDVSQLNKVDLSEESVTDNHRMLKINELYNRIDTFSLALTNNYKIYRNNQHNTWSPSALDKRVELDSIKEPPKDLLTSLKIFDQRRTLDVAMSKMRSQRAAVQNRVAQIKGEESRLAKHEIEIHKKYVLGVACVILFFIGAPLGAIIRKGGMGLPLVVATLFFLTYHFIGIFAEKAAAEGAFPAWLGAWMSTFIIFPIGIYLTYRATTDQGIFNNEFSFAQLFAKFKKHPKSPSATA, from the coding sequence TTGAAGATCTTAGATCGTTACATATTAACTCAATACATAAAGACGTTTTTAAGCGTCTTTATTGTATTAATGTTTATTCTTATTCTACAAGCGATATGGTTATACATTAAAGAGCTAGCAGGAAAAGACCTAGACGTGGTAACAATTGTAAAATTTCTTTACTACTCTACTCCAGTTGCCGTGCCTATCGCATTACCTTTAAGTGTTCTATTAACGGCAATTTTAGTTTTTGGAAGTATGGCAGAGAACTATGAGTTTGCTGCTATGAAATCAAATGGTATTTCTCTGCAAAGAGCCATGAGATCGCTTACTATTGTTATTTTGGGTATAGGAATTACTTCCTTTCTATTTGCCAATACCGTTATTCCTTGGGGGTATTTAAAACAAAGAAACTTGCGTGGTAATATTGCTAAGATGAAGCCTGCTATGGCGATAAGTGAGGGAACCTTTAATCAACTAGGCGATATCAACATTAAGGTAGCCGAAAAGTCTGGTGAAAACGGTGAATTCCTTAACGATGTCATCATACATAAAAAGAATTCTAGTAAAAACGGTAATTATACGGTTATAAAAAGCAAACGAGGTGAGTTAAAAAGTTCGCTAAAGTCTAACGTGATCCAGCTGGTTCTAGAAGAAGGCAATTACTATGAAGACTTATACCTGACGCAGCCAAGAAAAGCAAATAGTTCCCCATTTGTGAAGAGTTATTTTGACAGTTACACTCTAAATATTGATGTATCACAATTGAATAAAGTAGATCTCAGTGAAGAATCAGTCACTGATAATCATCGAATGCTTAAGATTAATGAACTCTACAATCGCATCGATACTTTTTCATTAGCACTCACGAACAATTACAAAATCTATAGAAACAACCAACATAATACATGGTCACCCAGTGCCTTAGATAAGAGAGTGGAGCTAGACAGCATAAAAGAGCCCCCTAAAGACCTATTGACTTCCCTGAAAATATTTGACCAGCGTAGAACTTTAGATGTGGCTATGTCAAAAATGCGCAGTCAGCGAGCCGCTGTTCAAAATCGAGTAGCCCAAATAAAAGGAGAGGAATCTAGGCTGGCAAAACACGAAATAGAGATTCATAAAAAATATGTTTTAGGAGTTGCTTGTGTCATCCTGTTTTTTATTGGTGCACCATTAGGAGCCATCATAAGAAAAGGTGGAATGGGATTACCTCTTGTGGTAGCTACTTTGTTTTTTCTAACCTATCACTTTATAGGTATTTTTGCTGAAAAAGCAGCTGCTGAAGGTGCTTTTCCCGCCTGGCTTGGAGCATGGATGAGCACGTTTATTATTTTCCCTATTGGGATTTACCTCACCTACAGAGCCACTACAGATCAAGGAATCTTTAATAATGAGTTCAGCTTTGCCCAGCTGTTTGCAAAGTTTAAAAAACACCCAAAATCTCCTAGCGCAACGGCTTAA
- a CDS encoding type I restriction enzyme HsdR N-terminal domain-containing protein, producing MKPLRLPAGNFRVKSTEKGRAIFDQIRKKFVILTPEEWVRQHVVSFLLSRKRIPQHLINIEKQLIIAGTTKRYDIISFNADGSIHLVVECKAPNIKIDQSVFDQIARYNLALKADYLMLTNGLEHYFCTMDYDNQTYHFIPDLPEYVL from the coding sequence ATGAAGCCATTGCGACTACCAGCTGGAAATTTCAGAGTCAAAAGTACTGAAAAAGGACGTGCTATCTTTGACCAAATCAGGAAAAAGTTTGTCATTTTGACACCAGAAGAATGGGTGCGGCAGCATGTTGTTTCGTTCTTGCTTTCGCGAAAGCGAATCCCGCAACATCTTATCAACATAGAAAAGCAATTGATCATCGCAGGAACTACTAAACGATATGACATCATCAGTTTTAACGCAGATGGCTCTATACACTTAGTGGTAGAGTGTAAAGCGCCAAATATCAAGATCGATCAGTCGGTTTTTGATCAAATAGCGAGATATAATTTAGCTTTAAAAGCTGATTATTTAATGCTTACTAACGGTTTGGAGCATTATTTTTGTACCATGGATTATGATAACCAAACCTATCATTTTATCCCAGACCTACCAGAATACGTTTTATGA
- the menA gene encoding 1,4-dihydroxy-2-naphthoate octaprenyltransferase, translating into MAETSKLKAWISAARLRTLPLSISGILVGSAYAYLGLYQGKLGKSFLENLQKENVYNQLSNNLQNEVSEALSRYLNDFNLLIPILALITTLGFQILSNFANDYGDGVKGTDNEDRIGPMRAIQSGIISPQEMKRGMVITAILTLISAILLIYVSLGIDRLFISLFFLVLGIAAIWAAIKYTVGDNAYGYRGLGDVFVFIFFGPVSVIGIYYLITKTINWEMIFPSMTIGLLSVAVLNLNNMRDVESDKKAGKNTIVVKMGLAKAKLLHYGFVVIAFLCAVYSALNAFVISGNNLVMDVLINRFDVAAGNSPNSPFLYINFLPLLAFIPLFIHLFKVKKTTSPALLDPELKKVALSTFFFAILCVVSVCILTQ; encoded by the coding sequence ATGGCTGAAACAAGCAAATTAAAAGCCTGGATCAGTGCTGCGAGATTGAGAACACTGCCATTGAGTATTAGTGGAATTCTTGTGGGAAGTGCTTATGCCTATTTGGGTTTATATCAAGGAAAATTAGGCAAGTCGTTCTTAGAAAACTTACAAAAAGAAAATGTTTACAATCAGCTGTCGAATAATTTACAAAACGAAGTTTCAGAAGCTCTTAGTCGTTATCTAAATGATTTCAATTTATTAATACCCATTTTAGCTCTAATCACAACATTAGGTTTCCAAATCCTATCCAACTTTGCCAACGATTATGGTGATGGTGTAAAAGGAACCGATAATGAAGATAGAATCGGCCCAATGAGAGCCATTCAAAGCGGTATTATTTCGCCACAAGAAATGAAACGTGGAATGGTCATTACCGCTATTCTAACCTTGATAAGTGCCATTCTCCTTATATATGTAAGTCTAGGAATAGATCGTTTATTCATTTCTTTATTCTTTTTGGTGTTAGGCATTGCAGCCATTTGGGCAGCGATTAAATATACGGTTGGTGACAATGCCTATGGTTATCGTGGATTGGGAGACGTATTTGTTTTTATCTTTTTTGGTCCTGTAAGTGTTATAGGTATTTATTATTTGATTACCAAAACGATCAATTGGGAAATGATCTTTCCTTCTATGACGATAGGTTTATTAAGTGTTGCTGTCTTGAACCTTAATAACATGAGAGATGTAGAGAGTGATAAAAAAGCTGGAAAGAATACAATTGTGGTAAAGATGGGGCTTGCTAAAGCAAAGTTGCTTCATTATGGGTTTGTTGTAATTGCTTTTTTGTGTGCGGTTTATAGCGCTTTAAATGCATTTGTAATCTCAGGAAATAATTTAGTTATGGATGTACTGATCAATAGATTTGACGTTGCGGCTGGTAATAGTCCTAACTCTCCATTCTTATATATAAATTTCCTACCTCTCCTAGCCTTCATCCCATTATTTATACACCTGTTCAAAGTTAAAAAGACCACATCTCCAGCACTCCTAGATCCTGAATTAAAAAAGGTGGCTTTATCTACATTCTTCTTTGCGATTCTTTGTGTGGTTAGCGTCTGTATTTTGACCCAATAG
- a CDS encoding FtsK/SpoIIIE family DNA translocase — MARKKTTSKKTTAKTKEPFQVPSLKLNRLQEVIIGSALIVIGLLLLFSFISYLFTGTQDQSVLQALGERTTETKNWISQLGAWLGHVFIYKGFGIPAFSIAVLTIISGIFLFASGDSAFSLSRKRISNLWFWGLLLLVWTSVFLGFFHNTNTLLGGKVGYELNDFLQDYLGLLGAVLVMTFIAIVYLVLRLKLTPERISAYFSKKASEVKEGFEHIETTDEESDWKKATVEGISEENAVTEQDPKSSITFSGSGMEISIPEEEVALEPVLKKTVAPKDENDIGMEIEQIIDEEEMIDSKASKLVEDFGEFDPTLELSNFQFPPVDLLKDYTKGKTITINEEELQANKDRIVETLKNYKIGIAKISATVGPTVTLYEIVPEAGIRISKIKNLEDDIALSLAALGIRIIAPIPGKGTIGIEVPNSDPSIVSMRSVIASPKFQNAEMELPIAFGKTISNETFVVDLAKMPHLLMAGATGQGKSVGLNAILTSLLYSKHPAEVKFVLVDPKKVELTLFNKIERHYLAKLPDSEEAIITDNSKVINTLNSLCIEMDQRYDILKDAMCRNIKEYNTKFKARKLNPANGHKFLPYIVLVVDEFADLIMTAGKEVETPIARLAQLARAIGIHLIIATQRPSVNVITGMIKANFPARISFRVMQKVDSRTILDSGGADQLIGRGDMLYTAGNELIRIQCAFVDTPEVEKITDFIGGQKAYPDAYLLPEYVGEEGGTSIDNNIEERDAKFKEAAEIIVVAQQGSASLLQRKLKLGYNRAGRIIDQLEAAGIVGGFEGSKARQVLIPDLASLEVFLNEESNN; from the coding sequence ATGGCGCGTAAAAAAACTACATCTAAGAAAACTACTGCAAAAACCAAAGAACCATTCCAGGTACCTAGTTTAAAGCTTAATAGATTACAAGAAGTAATTATAGGAAGCGCGCTAATAGTAATCGGTTTGCTATTACTATTTTCTTTTATCTCTTATTTATTTACCGGAACGCAAGATCAAAGTGTGTTGCAGGCCCTAGGAGAGCGAACCACAGAAACTAAGAACTGGATCAGTCAGCTGGGCGCGTGGTTGGGACATGTTTTTATTTATAAAGGTTTTGGAATCCCAGCCTTTTCTATTGCTGTACTTACTATTATTTCAGGAATATTTTTATTTGCTAGTGGTGATAGTGCGTTCTCGCTTTCGCGAAAGCGAATTTCAAATCTATGGTTTTGGGGACTTTTATTGCTCGTGTGGACGTCTGTTTTCCTAGGCTTTTTCCATAATACCAACACCTTATTGGGTGGAAAAGTAGGATATGAACTGAATGACTTTCTACAAGATTATTTAGGATTACTAGGTGCCGTGCTTGTTATGACGTTCATTGCGATCGTTTACTTGGTATTGCGATTAAAATTAACTCCAGAACGCATCAGTGCTTATTTTTCTAAAAAAGCATCTGAAGTAAAAGAAGGCTTTGAACATATAGAAACTACAGACGAAGAAAGTGACTGGAAAAAAGCAACTGTAGAAGGGATCTCTGAAGAAAATGCTGTCACAGAGCAAGACCCTAAATCTTCCATAACTTTTTCAGGAAGCGGTATGGAAATCTCTATTCCAGAAGAAGAGGTTGCTTTAGAACCAGTTCTTAAAAAAACCGTTGCTCCAAAGGATGAGAACGATATTGGAATGGAAATCGAGCAAATAATCGATGAAGAAGAAATGATTGATAGTAAGGCCTCAAAACTAGTAGAGGACTTTGGCGAGTTTGACCCTACCTTAGAGTTGAGCAACTTTCAATTTCCGCCTGTTGATCTTTTAAAAGATTATACCAAAGGAAAGACCATTACGATTAATGAAGAAGAACTACAAGCAAATAAAGACCGTATTGTAGAAACACTTAAGAATTATAAAATTGGAATTGCAAAAATTAGTGCGACCGTTGGACCTACAGTAACCCTTTATGAAATCGTTCCAGAAGCAGGAATACGGATTTCAAAAATTAAAAATTTAGAAGATGACATTGCTTTATCTCTCGCCGCACTAGGGATACGTATCATCGCTCCTATTCCAGGAAAAGGAACTATTGGTATTGAGGTACCTAATAGCGATCCATCTATAGTATCCATGCGATCTGTTATTGCATCACCAAAGTTCCAAAATGCAGAAATGGAATTACCTATAGCTTTTGGAAAGACTATATCAAATGAAACTTTTGTTGTTGATCTCGCTAAAATGCCTCACCTGCTTATGGCTGGAGCAACAGGACAAGGAAAGTCTGTAGGTCTGAATGCGATTCTTACTTCCCTACTCTATTCTAAACATCCTGCCGAAGTTAAGTTTGTACTCGTGGATCCTAAAAAAGTAGAATTGACTTTATTCAACAAAATAGAAAGACATTATCTGGCCAAATTACCGGATAGTGAAGAGGCCATTATCACTGACAATTCTAAGGTTATCAATACCTTGAATAGTCTATGTATTGAAATGGATCAGCGTTATGATATTCTTAAAGATGCGATGTGCCGTAATATCAAAGAGTACAACACTAAATTTAAAGCGCGCAAATTGAATCCTGCAAACGGGCATAAGTTCTTGCCGTATATCGTGCTGGTCGTAGATGAGTTTGCAGACCTGATCATGACCGCTGGTAAAGAAGTAGAAACACCTATTGCCAGACTTGCGCAACTCGCACGTGCAATAGGTATTCACTTGATCATCGCCACGCAGCGACCATCTGTTAATGTAATTACAGGTATGATAAAGGCCAACTTCCCTGCTAGAATTTCTTTTAGAGTAATGCAAAAAGTAGATTCTCGCACGATTTTAGACAGCGGTGGTGCAGACCAATTGATAGGTCGTGGAGACATGTTGTATACCGCTGGAAATGAACTTATCAGGATTCAATGTGCTTTTGTGGACACTCCAGAAGTAGAAAAAATAACAGACTTTATAGGTGGGCAAAAAGCTTATCCTGATGCGTATTTACTTCCTGAGTATGTAGGCGAAGAAGGTGGCACAAGTATTGATAATAATATAGAGGAGAGAGACGCAAAATTCAAAGAAGCTGCAGAGATTATAGTCGTTGCACAACAAGGTAGCGCCTCGTTATTGCAGCGTAAATTGAAACTAGGCTACAATCGTGCTGGTCGAATAATCGATCAACTCGAAGCTGCTGGTATTGTGGGTGGTTTTGAAGGAAGTAAAGCGAGACAAGTTTTAATTCCAGATCTCGCGTCCCTCGAAGTATTTTTAAATGAAGAAAGCAACAATTAA
- the tpx gene encoding thiol peroxidase, with the protein MATITIGGNEISTSGTLPEVGTPAPDFKLKKTDLSEASLKDYKGKRVILNIFPSIDTDVCATSVKNFNTRATQLDNTAVLCISRDTPFAQKRFASDEELENVENLSDVIDGSFGEDYGLTMTSGPLAGFHSRAVVVLDEEGKVIYKEQVAEIADEPNYLEALKTLL; encoded by the coding sequence ATGGCAACTATAACTATAGGAGGAAATGAAATCTCCACCAGCGGCACTCTTCCAGAAGTAGGAACTCCAGCACCTGACTTCAAATTAAAAAAGACAGATCTTTCTGAAGCTTCTTTAAAGGACTACAAAGGAAAACGTGTCATCCTGAATATCTTTCCTAGTATTGACACTGACGTTTGTGCGACATCAGTAAAGAACTTTAATACAAGAGCTACTCAACTTGATAATACAGCTGTTTTGTGTATTTCAAGAGATACTCCTTTTGCACAAAAACGTTTTGCGAGCGATGAAGAACTGGAAAATGTAGAAAACCTAAGTGATGTTATTGATGGTTCTTTTGGAGAAGATTACGGATTGACCATGACTTCTGGTCCACTTGCAGGCTTTCACTCTAGAGCAGTAGTTGTTCTTGATGAAGAAGGAAAAGTGATCTACAAAGAGCAAGTTGCAGAAATTGCAGATGAACCTAACTATCTAGAGGCTCTTAAAACACTTTTGTAA
- a CDS encoding diacylglycerol kinase, whose amino-acid sequence MSFTKFLAGRWKAMGYAFKGALILLRTEASIQVQTAIAIIMTIAGFYFEITATEWIAQTLCIGLIMGLEGMNTTAEAIADFIHPDFHKKIGHIKDIAAGAVVMTAIASTIVGLIIYVPYIKALF is encoded by the coding sequence TTGAGTTTTACTAAATTTTTAGCTGGCAGATGGAAAGCTATGGGATATGCTTTCAAAGGAGCCTTGATCCTTTTACGCACCGAAGCCAGCATTCAAGTACAAACCGCAATAGCTATTATTATGACTATTGCGGGTTTTTACTTTGAGATTACCGCGACAGAATGGATAGCACAAACCCTCTGTATAGGTCTTATTATGGGACTTGAAGGCATGAATACTACCGCAGAGGCTATTGCCGATTTTATACATCCTGATTTTCACAAAAAAATAGGTCACATTAAAGACATTGCTGCAGGCGCTGTTGTGATGACCGCTATCGCTTCTACCATTGTGGGGTTGATTATTTATGTTCCTTATATAAAGGCATTGTTTTAA